In Haloplanus rubicundus, one DNA window encodes the following:
- a CDS encoding helix-turn-helix domain-containing protein, with translation MSKTRNRYPRDEPDPEFGDLEPHPSEWKLPTPEELRELRILSGLTIREVAHRIDVSPDSVRRWEKGQHSPRLTDVRVIVEVCLGEAGE, from the coding sequence ATGTCGAAAACCAGAAACCGGTATCCTCGCGACGAGCCGGACCCGGAGTTCGGCGATCTTGAACCTCATCCATCGGAGTGGAAGTTACCGACGCCCGAGGAGTTGCGCGAGCTCCGTATCCTCTCGGGGCTGACGATTCGTGAGGTGGCTCACCGGATCGACGTGTCACCTGACTCGGTGCGGCGCTGGGAGAAAGGACAGCACTCGCCTCGTCTCACCGATGTTCGAGTTATCGTCGAGGTTTGCCTCGGCGAAGCAGGTGAGTGA
- a CDS encoding tyrosine-type recombinase/integrase, whose product MVTNPDRRLEMLREQLEGGEREVADEDRELLLAFDDRMALLPSEYGKQRREKLLRHCTVMAEGEGNTLADALTDKEAAEGIVRWIHDEHDPEETPETNKDFRIALRMFGKRVVEHGAEAPTDDDGFPESMGWIPTTTSRNYDPTPDPAKMLDWDDDVLPMIDATMNARDAALIAVAFDAGPRAGELLDLRVGDVSDHTHGFRISVDGKKGQRSVTLITSVPFLERWLADHPRSDDSTAPLWCKLRSGEEISYQMARKIPRQAADHAGVEKPVTFTNFRKSSASFLASRGVNQPVLEDHHGWTRGSKAAARYISVFSEASDREVARAHGVDVSEEEPDPIAAVTCPRCGRDTPRSEEFCMWCHQAIEHGAVDELEEVQESQRRQLLGLAKDHPELLDRLEEMEPLVEALGGDPDVIKTARRFVDETDE is encoded by the coding sequence ATGGTCACTAACCCCGACCGCCGCCTCGAAATGCTCCGCGAACAGCTCGAAGGCGGCGAGCGTGAGGTGGCCGACGAGGATCGCGAACTCCTCCTCGCCTTCGACGACCGGATGGCGCTCCTCCCCTCCGAATACGGGAAGCAGCGCCGTGAAAAGCTCCTCCGGCACTGCACCGTCATGGCCGAGGGGGAGGGAAACACCCTCGCCGATGCCCTTACCGACAAAGAGGCGGCCGAGGGCATCGTCCGCTGGATTCACGACGAGCACGACCCCGAGGAGACCCCCGAGACGAACAAGGACTTCCGGATCGCCCTCCGAATGTTCGGGAAGCGCGTCGTCGAGCACGGCGCCGAGGCGCCGACCGACGACGACGGATTCCCCGAAAGTATGGGGTGGATTCCGACGACGACGAGTCGGAACTACGACCCGACGCCCGATCCGGCGAAGATGCTCGACTGGGATGATGACGTGCTCCCGATGATCGACGCCACGATGAACGCCCGCGACGCGGCGCTCATCGCGGTCGCCTTCGACGCCGGCCCTCGTGCCGGCGAACTCCTCGACCTTCGCGTCGGCGACGTATCTGACCACACCCACGGTTTCCGAATCAGCGTCGACGGGAAGAAGGGACAGCGCTCGGTCACGCTGATTACGTCCGTCCCGTTCTTGGAGCGGTGGCTCGCCGACCACCCGCGGAGCGACGACAGTACGGCGCCGCTGTGGTGTAAGCTCCGGAGCGGTGAGGAAATCAGTTACCAGATGGCCCGAAAGATCCCGCGACAGGCGGCCGACCACGCCGGCGTCGAGAAACCCGTCACCTTCACGAACTTCCGGAAGTCCTCGGCGTCGTTCCTCGCCAGTCGCGGCGTGAATCAGCCGGTCCTCGAAGATCATCACGGATGGACCCGCGGCTCGAAGGCTGCGGCGCGGTATATCTCGGTGTTCTCCGAAGCGAGCGATCGGGAGGTCGCCCGCGCCCACGGCGTCGACGTGAGTGAAGAGGAGCCCGACCCGATCGCCGCCGTCACCTGTCCGCGGTGTGGCCGCGACACCCCTCGAAGCGAGGAGTTCTGTATGTGGTGCCACCAGGCGATCGAGCACGGCGCCGTCGACGAGCTCGAAGAGGTTCAGGAAAGCCAGCGCCGGCAGCTCCTCGGCTTGGCGAAAGACCACCCCGAACTCCTCGACCGGCTTGAAGAGATGGAGCCGCTCGTCGAAGCCCTCGGCGGCGATCCCGACGTGATCAAGACGGCGCGGCGGTTCGTCGACGAGACCGACGAGTGA
- a CDS encoding CalY family protein, whose translation MDDQFDISRRKALAALGTIGVASAGAGLGTSAYFSDQETFDNNSLVAGTLDVGVAYSAHYSDWSADEDDDLAGDIRMPEGQVGGSGDLEPGEVGLPANDAWLIAVESQTDAEQFLENTQYDSYNDGSLDCVDGEANSQADGIDRPVIELDDVKPGDFGEITFDFVLCDNPGFVWLDGTLRAAAENGLTEPEADDPDEEEGVVELLDVVQAAVWIDDGNNYQNGTESPITVGSIRDVLGMLNEGSLGTALNGDIPAEEGGGAAGARNCFSGGTQHSVVFAWWVPVDHGNEIQSDSATFDLGLYAEQCRHNDGSGMNDEPTGDPGGDPGDGTGEPGDGSQAISFLAACVEEGRDVDVDITVTEVTGTDDDGDATAVKWEVTEENGTDDFEGIDVFVAKYSTYFTTYFYEDPVTSGEAITGENGSSVETTSQFSEEDQTPSDPCPDGYVSAGKEEADELGILNDD comes from the coding sequence ATGGACGATCAATTCGACATCTCACGGCGGAAGGCCCTCGCGGCCCTCGGCACCATCGGGGTGGCGTCGGCCGGCGCGGGACTCGGGACGAGCGCGTACTTCAGCGATCAGGAGACGTTCGACAACAACTCCCTCGTCGCCGGTACGCTCGACGTGGGCGTCGCCTATTCGGCGCACTACTCCGACTGGAGCGCCGACGAGGACGACGACTTGGCGGGAGACATTCGGATGCCCGAGGGACAGGTCGGCGGGTCGGGTGACCTCGAACCGGGCGAGGTCGGCCTCCCGGCCAACGACGCGTGGCTGATCGCCGTCGAGAGCCAGACCGACGCGGAACAGTTCCTCGAAAACACGCAGTACGACTCGTACAACGACGGATCGCTCGACTGCGTGGACGGCGAGGCGAACAGTCAGGCCGATGGCATCGACCGCCCCGTGATCGAACTCGACGACGTGAAACCCGGCGACTTCGGCGAGATCACCTTCGACTTCGTCCTCTGTGACAATCCCGGCTTCGTCTGGCTGGACGGCACGCTTCGAGCTGCGGCCGAGAACGGCCTGACCGAACCCGAGGCCGACGACCCCGACGAGGAGGAGGGCGTCGTCGAACTGCTCGACGTCGTGCAGGCGGCGGTCTGGATCGACGACGGCAACAACTACCAGAACGGCACGGAGTCACCGATCACCGTCGGCTCTATCCGCGACGTCCTCGGCATGCTGAACGAGGGGAGCCTCGGAACCGCGCTTAACGGCGACATCCCCGCCGAGGAGGGCGGCGGCGCGGCCGGGGCCCGGAACTGCTTCTCCGGCGGAACCCAACACTCCGTCGTGTTCGCGTGGTGGGTGCCGGTCGACCACGGCAACGAGATCCAGTCCGACTCCGCGACGTTCGACCTGGGGCTCTACGCCGAGCAGTGCCGCCACAACGACGGCTCCGGCATGAACGACGAACCGACCGGCGATCCCGGTGGGGATCCCGGCGACGGTACCGGAGAGCCCGGCGACGGATCACAGGCGATCAGCTTCCTCGCGGCCTGCGTCGAGGAGGGACGAGACGTCGACGTCGACATCACCGTGACGGAAGTCACCGGCACCGACGATGACGGCGACGCGACGGCGGTCAAGTGGGAGGTCACCGAGGAGAACGGGACCGACGACTTCGAGGGGATCGACGTCTTCGTCGCGAAGTACAGCACGTACTTCACGACGTACTTCTACGAGGATCCGGTCACGTCCGGGGAGGCAATAACCGGGGAGAACGGGAGCTCCGTCGAGACGACGAGTCAGTTCAGCGAGGAGGATCAGACTCCGAGCGACCCCTGTCCGGACGGCTACGTGTCGGCCGGCAAGGAAGAAGCCGACGAGTTGGGGATCCTGAACGACGACTGA
- a CDS encoding Zn-ribbon domain-containing OB-fold protein, with protein MTDHDSSTTAPLTRDEVTADSPFTLPGFFAALSDGDLLAAVCEDCGKRLIPPRPACYACGGRHLHVEPQPKTGTVVSYTEVRTPPSALADRAPYTVAVVELDSGARLTGRVTVPYAETDIGMPVRLTTRPLDDDERELALDHENEWPIHEFEPA; from the coding sequence ATGACCGACCACGATTCATCTACGACCGCACCGCTCACCCGCGACGAGGTGACCGCCGACAGCCCCTTCACCCTCCCCGGCTTCTTCGCCGCGCTTTCCGACGGGGACCTGCTCGCCGCCGTCTGCGAGGACTGCGGGAAGCGACTGATCCCACCCCGCCCGGCGTGTTACGCCTGCGGCGGGCGACACCTCCACGTCGAGCCACAGCCGAAAACCGGGACCGTCGTCTCCTACACCGAGGTGCGGACACCGCCGTCGGCGCTGGCGGATCGGGCGCCCTACACCGTCGCCGTCGTCGAACTCGACTCCGGCGCGCGGCTGACGGGGCGCGTGACCGTCCCCTACGCCGAGACCGACATCGGGATGCCCGTTCGGCTGACGACCCGACCGCTCGACGACGACGAGCGGGAGCTGGCGCTCGATCACGAGAACGAGTGGCCGATTCACGAGTTCGAACCGGCCTGA
- a CDS encoding thiolase C-terminal domain-containing protein: MPDPRVAAVGTSPLGRTELTGRDLFSAAVAEAFADGPDPAEVVDAVYVGNQSESYEHQIMYGTLLAEWCGLRHVPAERVEGCAAAGALALRHAVEDVRSGRRDAVLACGVEKMTAGGTAGATNALSAAFDRALEQRTGVTAPSQYALLAQRYLHDTDATERDLARIAVKNHANGAANPRAQFQRETDVETVLDSDYVAPPLKLFDCAPVTDGAAVALVASEEVAAKFGTDGPAVRVAGVGAGANNIGVADRDLTFVEGAHEAAKTAYDEAGVAPADIDVAEVHDAFTSCEAMLAEAAGFAPRGRGYESALPPAERSDGWTDTHLSTSGGLKARGHPIGATGIAQAVEVYEQLTGTATPERQVDDATTGLLINEGGVADAVTVAHVLTT, encoded by the coding sequence ATGCCCGACCCACGCGTCGCGGCTGTCGGCACCTCACCGCTCGGCCGCACCGAGTTGACGGGGCGGGACCTCTTCAGCGCCGCCGTCGCGGAGGCGTTCGCGGACGGTCCCGACCCGGCCGAGGTGGTCGACGCCGTCTACGTCGGCAACCAGTCCGAGTCCTACGAACACCAGATCATGTACGGCACGCTCCTCGCCGAGTGGTGCGGGCTGCGCCACGTCCCCGCCGAACGCGTCGAGGGCTGTGCCGCCGCCGGCGCCCTCGCCCTGCGCCACGCCGTCGAGGACGTCCGCTCCGGCCGGCGTGATGCGGTGCTCGCCTGCGGCGTCGAGAAGATGACCGCGGGCGGCACCGCGGGGGCGACGAACGCGCTCTCGGCCGCCTTCGACCGGGCGCTCGAACAGCGCACCGGCGTCACGGCGCCGAGCCAGTACGCCCTCCTCGCCCAGCGCTACCTCCACGACACCGACGCGACGGAGCGGGACCTGGCCCGCATCGCGGTGAAGAACCACGCGAACGGCGCCGCCAACCCGCGCGCGCAGTTCCAGCGGGAGACGGACGTGGAGACGGTGCTCGACTCCGACTACGTGGCGCCGCCGCTGAAACTGTTCGACTGTGCACCGGTGACCGACGGCGCGGCCGTCGCCCTCGTCGCGAGCGAAGAGGTTGCGGCGAAGTTCGGGACCGACGGCCCCGCGGTTCGGGTCGCCGGCGTCGGCGCCGGCGCCAACAACATCGGCGTCGCCGACCGGGACCTCACGTTCGTCGAGGGTGCCCACGAGGCGGCGAAGACGGCCTACGACGAGGCCGGCGTCGCCCCCGCCGACATCGACGTGGCCGAGGTCCACGACGCCTTCACCAGCTGCGAGGCGATGCTCGCCGAGGCCGCCGGGTTCGCGCCCCGCGGCCGCGGCTACGAGAGCGCGCTCCCGCCCGCCGAGCGTTCGGACGGCTGGACCGACACGCACCTCAGCACGAGCGGCGGCCTCAAGGCCCGCGGCCACCCCATCGGCGCCACCGGCATCGCGCAGGCCGTCGAGGTGTACGAACAACTGACCGGCACGGCGACGCCGGAGCGACAGGTCGACGACGCGACGACCGGCCTGCTGATCAACGAGGGCGGCGTCGCCGACGCCGTCACCGTCGCCCACGTCCTCACCACATGA
- a CDS encoding efflux RND transporter permease subunit: MAPTVEYQWLIDAADDWITGRPGTVVLVFLLVTAGFGLGLPAVSTESGTESFSEDVPEEQALEAVTEQFSAPFEADEGSTQLIQRGENVLSKRGLLRMLTVQERLADDPGMRVVGTESAARLVARELDPSATTLEAEIDAVERATPGQIRTAVGTLAAESPRFTALLSDDFNPTAGAASATVGIVSHEVPGGLDAGTGQGSASPLESIQVEARYIADAAGGDVVVFGSGIVAVEFGTVIGDSLLIVVPAAVALIALFLVIAYRDLVDLLLGLVGLGTTIVWTFGFMGFAGIAFSQILIAVPPLLLAVGIDFGIHTINRYREERLTEDDPERAMRTATDQLLVAFFIVTATTVIGFSSNLVSGLLPIREFGLVAAVGITFTFLVFGVYLPALKLYTDALRDRYPIPTFSQTPIGSEGSRLGGVLAVGVIVAKRVPVAFLLVALVAAGGAGYYAVGIDTTFSQEQFLPPEETADFYDVLPEPFRPGDYTITATINYLEDTFESSEDDEVVVYVEAPMERDTALEAIWRAGENPPETFVRDGRHARETSIVTIVRAYRTQDPEFDALVARNDRNANGVPDQNLDQVYDHLLASPARERTLEYLSEDRRSARVVYAVKGDRTDAAITADARIVAERYRMGATATGNIVVFEAISDIIFASALLSLGLALAGTAVFLLFVYWVLEGRASLGLANLAPIVVTVAFVGGSMRYLGFSLNAFTATVLAMTIGLGIDYSVHLTHRYIDERRLQPTVLDALSRSVYGTGGALLGSVLTTVFGIGVLVLSVFPAIGDFGLLTALSVIYAFLSSLLVLPAALVVWERVFGEMLPPESPAVTNS; the protein is encoded by the coding sequence GTGGCGCCGACCGTCGAGTACCAGTGGCTCATCGACGCGGCGGACGACTGGATCACCGGCCGTCCGGGCACCGTCGTCCTCGTCTTCCTCCTCGTAACCGCCGGTTTCGGCCTCGGGCTCCCCGCCGTCTCGACGGAGTCAGGCACCGAGTCGTTCTCCGAGGACGTTCCGGAAGAGCAGGCGCTGGAGGCCGTCACCGAGCAGTTCTCGGCGCCGTTCGAGGCCGACGAGGGAAGCACACAGCTCATCCAGCGCGGCGAGAACGTCCTCTCGAAGCGAGGGTTGCTGCGGATGCTCACGGTGCAGGAACGGCTGGCCGACGACCCCGGGATGCGCGTCGTCGGCACCGAGAGCGCGGCGCGACTCGTCGCGCGGGAACTCGATCCCTCCGCCACGACCCTGGAGGCGGAAATCGACGCCGTCGAGCGCGCGACGCCCGGGCAGATACGGACCGCCGTCGGCACGCTCGCGGCCGAGAGCCCGCGCTTTACCGCCCTGCTGAGCGACGACTTCAACCCGACTGCCGGCGCCGCCTCGGCGACGGTCGGCATCGTCTCCCACGAGGTTCCCGGCGGCCTCGACGCCGGAACGGGGCAGGGGAGCGCCAGCCCGCTCGAATCGATCCAGGTCGAAGCACGGTACATCGCCGACGCCGCCGGCGGCGACGTCGTCGTCTTCGGTTCGGGGATCGTCGCCGTCGAGTTCGGAACCGTCATCGGCGACTCCCTGCTCATCGTCGTCCCGGCGGCGGTGGCGCTCATCGCCCTCTTTCTCGTCATCGCCTACCGTGACCTCGTCGACCTGCTTCTCGGACTGGTCGGTCTCGGAACGACCATCGTGTGGACCTTCGGCTTCATGGGCTTTGCCGGCATCGCGTTCTCACAGATCCTCATCGCGGTGCCGCCACTGTTGCTCGCGGTCGGCATCGACTTCGGCATCCACACGATCAATCGCTACCGGGAGGAACGACTCACCGAGGACGACCCCGAGCGCGCGATGCGGACCGCGACCGACCAACTGCTCGTGGCCTTCTTCATCGTCACCGCGACGACGGTCATCGGCTTCTCCTCCAACCTGGTGAGCGGTCTCCTCCCGATCCGGGAGTTCGGCCTCGTCGCGGCGGTCGGCATCACCTTCACCTTCCTCGTGTTCGGCGTCTACCTCCCGGCGCTCAAACTCTACACCGACGCCCTCCGCGACCGGTATCCGATCCCGACGTTCTCACAGACCCCGATCGGCTCCGAGGGGTCGCGACTCGGCGGCGTCCTCGCCGTCGGCGTGATCGTCGCCAAGCGCGTTCCGGTCGCCTTCCTCCTCGTCGCCCTAGTCGCCGCGGGGGGCGCCGGCTACTACGCCGTCGGCATCGACACGACGTTCTCACAGGAGCAGTTCCTGCCCCCCGAGGAGACCGCCGACTTCTACGACGTCCTCCCCGAACCGTTCAGGCCTGGCGACTACACCATCACGGCCACGATCAACTACCTCGAAGACACCTTCGAGTCGAGCGAGGACGACGAGGTGGTCGTCTACGTCGAGGCACCGATGGAACGCGACACCGCGCTGGAGGCGATATGGCGGGCGGGCGAGAATCCCCCCGAGACGTTCGTGCGGGACGGCCGGCACGCCCGGGAAACGTCCATCGTGACGATAGTGCGTGCCTATCGGACGCAGGACCCCGAGTTCGACGCGCTCGTCGCCCGCAACGACCGGAACGCCAACGGCGTTCCCGACCAAAACCTCGATCAGGTGTACGACCACCTGCTCGCCTCGCCCGCCCGGGAACGGACGCTGGAGTACCTCTCCGAGGACCGCCGGAGCGCCCGCGTGGTGTACGCGGTCAAGGGCGACCGGACCGACGCCGCGATCACCGCGGACGCGCGAATCGTCGCGGAGCGCTACCGGATGGGCGCGACGGCGACGGGCAACATCGTCGTGTTCGAGGCCATCTCCGATATCATCTTCGCGTCCGCCCTCCTCAGTCTCGGGCTGGCACTCGCCGGGACCGCCGTCTTCCTCCTGTTCGTCTACTGGGTGCTCGAGGGACGGGCGTCGCTCGGCCTGGCGAACCTCGCTCCCATCGTCGTCACCGTCGCGTTCGTCGGCGGATCGATGCGCTATCTCGGCTTCTCGTTGAACGCCTTCACCGCCACCGTCCTCGCGATGACCATCGGTCTCGGCATCGACTACTCGGTCCACCTCACCCACCGCTACATCGACGAGCGACGCCTCCAGCCGACGGTCCTCGACGCCCTCTCTCGGAGCGTCTACGGCACCGGCGGCGCCCTCCTCGGGAGCGTCCTCACCACCGTCTTCGGCATCGGCGTCCTCGTCCTCTCGGTCTTCCCCGCTATCGGCGATTTCGGGCTCCTCACCGCGCTGTCCGTGATCTACGCGTTCCTGAGTTCGCTTCTCGTGTTGCCGGCCGCGCTCGTCGTCTGGGAACGGGTCTTCGGCGAGATGTTGCCACCCGAATCCCCGGCGGTGACGAACAGTTAA
- a CDS encoding COG1361 S-layer family protein, producing MRSRVLAVVLLLSLIVAAVPVAATDRVVVGRADLSLSVPDNRVAAGETVTLDVYVVNDATIVRGGPAEFVDRVTTARSAMLDIGTIRGLDVETDEIPFGVVPEGIHGPATIELTVPESVPPGTYQLPVELRYTYTSVVAYDRTDLDAEPEYEERTVTRRVTVPIVVEERVRFRVVEAATDAQIGGSGTMSVSVRNVGTAPAREASVELVSANADLTFGGADSAASFVGEWAPGETKMATFPVTVADDAEIRDYTVTGRVSYTDTDGIAGTSNELRSSVRPIPEQAFSLSAVTSTLRVAHEGTVSGTVTNEGPLPVADAVVVFRPVSPNFDASETEFAVPDLAPGESAPFAFEVEVSSAADPGSRQLRFVVDYEDEDGDNRTSDPLAARIEVAPERDPFTVDATASTVSAGGDGRLTMTVTNTEDETLSDISAKLFVDDPVSTSDDEAFVDELAPGESAEISFEVSAAGSAFPKDYPVSVDFEYDRADGTTEISDTFRLPVTVAERRGGGFPFGVLVGLGVAVLVGVIVAVRRT from the coding sequence ATGAGGAGTCGGGTCCTCGCGGTCGTGCTCCTCCTGTCGCTGATCGTCGCCGCCGTCCCGGTCGCCGCGACCGACAGGGTCGTGGTCGGACGGGCCGACCTCTCCCTGTCCGTGCCGGACAATCGGGTCGCCGCCGGCGAGACGGTCACGCTCGACGTGTACGTCGTCAACGACGCGACCATCGTCCGCGGGGGGCCGGCGGAGTTCGTCGACCGCGTCACGACCGCCCGGTCAGCGATGCTCGACATCGGCACGATCCGCGGCCTCGACGTGGAGACCGACGAGATTCCGTTCGGTGTCGTTCCGGAGGGGATACACGGCCCGGCCACCATCGAACTCACCGTTCCCGAGTCCGTCCCGCCGGGAACCTACCAGCTGCCGGTCGAACTCCGGTACACCTACACCTCGGTGGTGGCGTACGACCGGACCGACCTCGACGCGGAACCGGAGTACGAGGAGCGGACGGTCACTCGTCGGGTGACGGTCCCGATCGTCGTCGAGGAGCGGGTGCGGTTCCGGGTGGTCGAGGCGGCCACCGACGCACAGATCGGTGGGTCGGGGACGATGTCCGTCTCGGTGCGGAACGTCGGGACGGCCCCCGCTCGCGAGGCGAGCGTCGAACTCGTCTCCGCGAACGCCGACCTGACCTTCGGCGGGGCGGACAGCGCGGCGTCGTTCGTCGGCGAGTGGGCGCCCGGCGAGACCAAGATGGCGACGTTTCCGGTGACAGTCGCTGACGACGCCGAAATCCGGGATTACACCGTCACCGGTCGCGTTTCCTACACCGACACCGACGGCATCGCCGGGACGTCGAACGAACTCCGGTCGAGCGTCCGGCCGATCCCCGAGCAGGCCTTCTCGCTGTCGGCCGTCACGTCGACGCTCCGGGTCGCCCACGAGGGAACCGTCTCGGGGACCGTGACCAACGAGGGGCCGCTCCCGGTCGCCGACGCGGTGGTCGTCTTCCGACCGGTCAGCCCCAACTTCGACGCGAGCGAGACTGAGTTCGCCGTCCCCGACCTGGCACCGGGCGAGTCCGCGCCGTTCGCGTTCGAGGTCGAGGTGTCGAGCGCCGCCGACCCCGGTTCGCGACAGCTCCGGTTCGTCGTCGACTACGAGGACGAGGACGGCGACAACCGGACGAGCGATCCGCTCGCCGCCCGGATCGAGGTGGCTCCCGAGCGCGACCCGTTCACCGTCGACGCGACGGCCTCGACCGTCTCGGCCGGCGGCGACGGGCGGTTGACGATGACGGTGACGAACACGGAAGACGAGACGCTCTCCGACATCTCGGCGAAACTGTTCGTCGACGACCCCGTCTCGACGAGCGACGACGAGGCGTTCGTCGACGAACTCGCGCCCGGCGAGTCCGCCGAGATCAGTTTCGAGGTGAGCGCGGCCGGATCGGCGTTTCCCAAGGACTACCCCGTCTCGGTCGACTTCGAGTACGACCGTGCGGACGGGACGACCGAAATCTCCGACACGTTCCGCCTCCCCGTGACCGTCGCGGAACGACGCGGCGGCGGCTTCCCGTTCGGCGTCCTCGTCGGCCTCGGCGTCGCGGTGCTGGTCGGCGTCATCGTCGCCGTCCGGCGGACCTAG
- a CDS encoding ATP-binding protein, with amino-acid sequence MNVLGRTEPADAGPVATLGTYRAADGSEGAAVGVDLDRPHSALVVGKRGYGKSHTLGVLAEDAARAAGVAPVVVDPMGEFGGLADGAVPARIVDAPTVPAAAVPADAWPALFDRSATDPVGALLWEAAREAETLDGMVAHVDDADVGTGVGRAARNHLRLADSWGIFDPDGLDAETLLSGAATVLDCSTHPDPAASALVRGVALALYDACVERRPDRLPWLLLDEAHAFFDGVAAPALETVLTRGRTPGVSLVAATQRPGSLPGIAVSQSDLLIAHRLTAVADVEALAGATPTYLTGTLRDRLPTDPGGAVVVDDATESVHGVQVRRRATPHGGADPRASARGGDAETEEESLRSRSVDHGPPARLP; translated from the coding sequence ATGAACGTACTCGGCCGCACCGAACCGGCCGACGCCGGTCCCGTCGCTACCCTCGGCACGTACCGCGCCGCCGACGGGAGCGAGGGGGCGGCCGTCGGCGTCGACCTCGACCGACCTCACTCGGCGCTCGTCGTCGGCAAGCGCGGCTACGGCAAGTCACACACGCTCGGGGTCCTCGCCGAGGACGCGGCGCGGGCCGCGGGCGTCGCCCCCGTCGTCGTCGACCCGATGGGCGAGTTCGGTGGCCTCGCAGACGGCGCCGTCCCGGCGCGCATCGTCGACGCCCCGACGGTTCCCGCGGCGGCCGTGCCCGCCGACGCGTGGCCCGCGCTGTTCGACCGTTCGGCCACCGATCCGGTCGGGGCACTGCTCTGGGAGGCCGCGCGGGAGGCCGAGACGCTCGATGGAATGGTGGCCCACGTCGACGACGCCGATGTCGGCACCGGCGTCGGGCGGGCGGCCCGGAACCACCTCCGTCTCGCGGATTCGTGGGGGATCTTCGACCCCGACGGACTGGACGCCGAGACGTTGCTGTCGGGGGCGGCGACCGTCCTCGACTGTTCGACCCACCCCGATCCGGCCGCGTCGGCGCTGGTTCGGGGCGTGGCGCTGGCGCTGTACGACGCCTGCGTCGAACGCCGTCCCGACCGCCTGCCGTGGCTCCTCCTCGACGAGGCCCACGCGTTCTTCGACGGCGTCGCGGCACCGGCCCTGGAGACGGTCCTCACGCGCGGCCGGACGCCCGGCGTGTCGCTAGTCGCCGCCACCCAGCGCCCCGGCTCGCTCCCCGGTATCGCGGTCTCGCAGTCCGATCTACTGATCGCTCACCGGTTGACCGCCGTCGCGGACGTCGAGGCGCTGGCGGGCGCGACCCCCACGTATCTGACGGGGACGCTTCGTGATCGGCTCCCCACCGACCCCGGCGGCGCCGTCGTCGTCGACGACGCCACCGAGTCGGTCCACGGCGTGCAGGTTCGGCGGCGAGCGACGCCCCACGGCGGCGCCGACCCGCGGGCGAGCGCTCGCGGCGGTGACGCCGAAACGGAAGAGGAATCACTCCGGAGTCGGAGCGTGGACCATGGCCCTCCCGCTCGGCTCCCGTGA
- a CDS encoding DUF7382 domain-containing protein, with protein sequence MLDAFRADRRAIEGLPIRLVIALVIGVASLSVMMNMLTGIQGLSTTELDVRPDPEVIGPEEQTLELTVVGADGSAIADATVLVKSGSATLDGVAKGTTGEDGTVRISVTPSLRANQDEGTLIAAVKPPAGSGYVDRRGNTKVLVVRS encoded by the coding sequence ATGCTCGACGCGTTCCGCGCGGATCGGCGAGCGATAGAAGGACTGCCAATCAGGCTCGTCATTGCCCTCGTCATCGGCGTCGCCAGCCTGAGCGTGATGATGAACATGCTGACCGGTATCCAGGGGCTGTCGACGACGGAACTCGACGTGCGTCCCGACCCGGAGGTGATCGGTCCGGAGGAGCAGACGCTCGAACTGACCGTCGTCGGCGCCGACGGCTCCGCCATCGCCGACGCGACGGTGCTCGTCAAATCGGGGAGCGCCACCCTCGACGGCGTCGCGAAGGGAACGACCGGCGAGGACGGGACGGTGCGCATCTCCGTGACGCCGTCGCTCCGGGCGAATCAGGACGAAGGGACGCTGATCGCGGCGGTGAAACCACCCGCCGGGAGCGGCTACGTCGACCGTCGGGGGAACACGAAGGTGCTGGTGGTTCGAAGCTAG